The genomic segment CTCAAAAGCGCGTGTCAGTGCTTCCTGCGACTGGTATTGATAGGCCACAGCAATTTCGAGCACATTGTCACTTGTCTGTTTTAGCGCACGTGCAGCTTCCGACAATCTGCGTTTGCGAATGTACTCCTGTACAGTGAAGCCTGAGATTGCCTGAAACAGCCGTTGAAAATGAAACGCAGAGAAATGCGCCCTGGAAGCAATTTCTGAGATGTTCATTTCTTCCTGAAGATGCTCTTCTACATAATCAATCGCGTCCTGAATCCGCTTGTACGTGTCCATCTTTGACTTCCTTCACCTATTTTTTCTTTAGTATGCGGGAGATCACTGGCATTTTTTTGATCAACTGTGCTATCTTTCAAGCTTTACGTCGTCAGTCGCTCTACCAATACGGGCGACAGTTCCTTCTCTTCCTTTTTCCCATCCAATTGCTGAGTCCAAATCCGCTCATGCAGCATCTCAAATGCGTATTTTCCCATCAACGTACTGGAGCTGGAGACGGTGGTGATCTCTAGCAGTTCTCCGATCGGCTGATCATCGCAACCGACTACGGCTAAGTCTTCTGGTACACTAATCCCGAATCTGCTGGCTTCTTTGATGATCCCTGCCGCTATATGATTGCACGATACGATCATTGCTGTCGGCCGCTCTTCTGTTTGCAACAATTTTCCCACGACATCCTTGCCGTCTTGGATCGTTAAACACTCTTCAAATGACCACTCAGGAGAGGGTGTCACGTCAATCGAACGCAGCTTTTCGTAATAGGCACGCTTGCGATGCTGACTGTTAAAGCTGTTTTTTCTGCCGATGCAATACCCGATCCGGCGATGCCCCTTCTTCATCAGATACTCCATCCCGATCCGAAACGTTTGATAGTGGTCGATATGAACACTTGAAACAGATATGGTATCATTTGCTTCACAAGTGATGATAGGTCCGTATCCTGCGTATTCATTGAGCGTTTCACAAGAGCTGGACCTGGAGCACATGATTAGCCCGTCGATTTTTTTATTTTTGAGCAAGTGTAAAACGCTGCGTTCTTGCTCGGGGTTGTTATTTGTTTGGCACACCATCAGCTTGTAATGATGCTGAGCCGCTTCTGCTGCAATCCCTTCGATAATGGAGCTGTAGTACTGATTGTTGACGAGAGGTAACGTCACACCGATTACCATCGTTTTTCCGGTAGAGAGGTGAACCGCATTACTGTTTTGAACATAATTTTGTTCTTCAATAATCTTGAGAATCTCCGCGCGTTTTTTCTCGTTCACGTACGGATGGTTGTTAAGCACACGGGAAACGGTTGAAACGGATACACCTGCCAATTTCGCGATTTCTCTTATGTTAGCCACTCAGATTGCTCCTCTAAGTCGAATCAGTAATTATTACATACATCAAAACACATTCCGCTTGCTCTGAAAAGCGTTCCACATATTATGCTCTCCTTATGTAGAATGAAAGGAGTCGTGTTTTGTGATTCGCTTAAAATTTGAATATCTCTTGTTTATCGTAGGCTTATTGATTTTAGCACTCGGGATCAACATGATGACGACCATTACATCTTTTGGTCTTAGCCCGTATGATTCTCTGTTTATTGCCCTGTATCAAAACTTCGGGATATCGATTGGCTTCTGGATGTTTGCCATTAACCTGACCTTTGTCATCATCGTCCTTTTCATGGATCGCAGTTATATTACTGTCGGTGCCATTTTGGTCATGGTGCTGATCTCCATCTTTGTCGATTTGATCGGGTCCATCGATGCGCTCATGGCTGCTATCCGTTCATTGCCGCCGCTTCTGACCATGGCACTCGGAAACATTTGCATCGGCAGCGGTATCGGGCTGTATGTGTGTACGCAAGTGTGCACAGCCCCCCAAGAGGCATTTGTACTGGTCATGTCGAAAAGATTAAAGTGGACATTCAGACGGACAGAAATTTTGCTGGCGTGCATGTTTCTTAGCGCAAGCTTCCTGTTAGATGGCCCGATTTATTACGGAACAGTCGTGCTGTCGTTTACGACTGGCTACATTATTCAAGCAGCAATCAACATCGGGAATAAGATGCTTCGTCTCGTCAATCAAACGAAGGGGGCGGAGGCATAATAGGAGGAAAGACTTGAGAAATTTTCGACCAAAAGTTGTGTGTTCCCTTGCAGTGAGCCTGTTTCTATTGCTTGTCGGTTGCTCCTCTTCCACTGGTCTCGTAAAAGCTGGCGGAGATGTTTTTGCCCAGAGCGAAATTCACAGACTGACCCAAGATCCTGAAAACGTGACGCATTACCGGCCGATGAGTATTCAGGAAAT from the Brevibacillus brevis genome contains:
- a CDS encoding LacI family DNA-binding transcriptional regulator, which codes for MANIREIAKLAGVSVSTVSRVLNNHPYVNEKKRAEILKIIEEQNYVQNSNAVHLSTGKTMVIGVTLPLVNNQYYSSIIEGIAAEAAQHHYKLMVCQTNNNPEQERSVLHLLKNKKIDGLIMCSRSSSCETLNEYAGYGPIITCEANDTISVSSVHIDHYQTFRIGMEYLMKKGHRRIGYCIGRKNSFNSQHRKRAYYEKLRSIDVTPSPEWSFEECLTIQDGKDVVGKLLQTEERPTAMIVSCNHIAAGIIKEASRFGISVPEDLAVVGCDDQPIGELLEITTVSSSSTLMGKYAFEMLHERIWTQQLDGKKEEKELSPVLVERLTT
- a CDS encoding YczE/YyaS/YitT family protein, encoding MIRLKFEYLLFIVGLLILALGINMMTTITSFGLSPYDSLFIALYQNFGISIGFWMFAINLTFVIIVLFMDRSYITVGAILVMVLISIFVDLIGSIDALMAAIRSLPPLLTMALGNICIGSGIGLYVCTQVCTAPQEAFVLVMSKRLKWTFRRTEILLACMFLSASFLLDGPIYYGTVVLSFTTGYIIQAAINIGNKMLRLVNQTKGAEA